A stretch of the Aegilops tauschii subsp. strangulata cultivar AL8/78 chromosome 4, Aet v6.0, whole genome shotgun sequence genome encodes the following:
- the LOC109751300 gene encoding polygalacturonate 4-alpha-galacturonosyltransferase isoform X1 — protein sequence MAPTASLSALCLLLLAAAAAAAAGARVDPIYSGKLVPDWSREPKFKLQNFSLNRDDSLQLLSRPRDVTRRKLGERTGVIKMETVQQDDEALVKLENAGFERSKAVDSAVLGKYSLWRRENENEKADANVRLMRDQMIMARIYSVLAKSRDKLDLYRELLARIKESQRSLGEATADSDLPKSASERAKAMGQVLSKARDQLYDCKEITHRLRSMLQSADEQVRSLKKQSTFLSQLAAKTIPNGIHCLSMRLTIDYYLLSPEKRKFPNSENLEDPDLYHYALFSDNVLAASVVVNSTIVNAKEPEKHVFHLVTDKLNFGAMNMWFLLNPPGDATIHVENVDDFKWLNSSYCPVLKQLESAAMKEYYFKADRQKTLSAGSSNLKYRNPKYLSMLNHLRFYLPQVYPKLNKILFLDDDIVVQKDLTGLWEVDLNGNVNGAVETCGESFHRFDKYLNFSNPNISQNFDPNACGWAYGMNIFDLEEWKKKDITGIYHKWQNMNENRLLWKLGTLPPGLMTFYKLTHPLDKSWHVLGLGYNPTVEHAEIDTAAVIHYNGNMKPWLEIAMTKYRPYWTQYINYEHSYVRGCKISQ from the exons ATGGCGCCCACGGCCTCCCTGTCGGcgctctgcctcctcctcctcgccgccgccgccgccgccgccgccggag CTCGAGTGGACCCGATTTATTCTGGCAAACTG GTGCCGGACTGGAGCAGGGAACCCAAGTTTAAACTGCAGAATTTCTCCCTGAATCGAGATG ATAGCCTTCAGCTCCTAAGCAGGCCACGAGATGTGACTCGCAGG AAATTGGGGGAGAGGACCGGTGTAATAAAGATGGAAACAGTGCAGCAGGATGATGAAGCCCTAGTTAAACTTGAGAATGCAGGTTTTGAGCGTTCAAAAGCAGTTGATTCTGCTGTGCTGGGAAAATATAGTCTATGGAGACGCGAGAATGAAAACGAGAAGGCGGATGCAAATGTTCGTCTGATGCGGGACCAAATGATCATGGCAAGAATATATTCCGTGCTTGCCAAATCCAGGGACAAGCTCGATCTTTATCGGGAGCTACTCGCCAGGATCAAGGAAAGCCAGCGCTCCCTTGGGGAAGCTACTGCTGATTCTGATCTCCCTAAGAG TGCCTCTGAGAGAGCAAAAGCAATGGGTCAAGTTTTATCAAAAGCTAGGGATCAACTGTACGATTGCAAGGAAATTACCCACCGTTTAAGATCAATGCTTCAGTCAGCTGATGAGCAGGTCCGGAGCTTAAAGAAGCAGAGCACCTTCCTCAGTCAGTTGGCAGCTAAGACAATACCGAATGGCATACATTGCTTGTCCATGCGCTTAACAATAGACTATTACCTTCTCTCTCCAGAGAAAAGAAAGTTCCCTAATAGCGAGAATTTGGAAGATCCTGACCTTTATCACTATGCTCTTTTTTCGGACAATGTTCTGGCAGCATCAGTTGTGGTTAACTCAACCATCGTGAACGCAAAG GAGCCTGAGAAGCATGTCTTTCATCTTGTTACTGACAAACTGAACTTTGGGGCAATGAACATGTGGTTCTTGTTGAATCCACCTGGGGATGCCACAATCCATGTTGAAAATGTGGATGACTTCAAATGGTTGAACTCTTCGTACTGCCCTGTTTTGAAGCAGCTCGAGTCTGCAGCCATGAAAGAGTACTACTTTAAGGCAGATCGCCAAAAAACTCTCTCTGCTGGGTCCTCCAATCTGAAGTACCGAAACCCAAAATATCTGTCCATGCTTAACCATCTAAGATTTTACCTGCCACAAGTCTATCCTAAGTTGAATAAAATCCTTTTCCTCGATGACGACATTGTGGTCCAGAAGGACTTGACTGGACTATGGGAGGTTGATCTTAATGGGAATGTAAATGGTGCTGTGGAAACATGTGGGGAGAGTTTCCACCGATTTGACAAGTACCTCAATTTTTCAAACCCAAATATTTCGCAGAATTTTGATCCTAATGCATGTGGTTGGGCTTATGGAATGAATATATTTGATCTGGAGGAGTGGAAGAAGAAGGACATTACTGGAATTTACCATAAGTGGCAGAACATG AATGAAAACAGGCTGCTGTGGAAACTGGGGACGCTCCCGCCAGGCCTCATGACTTTCTACAAGCTGACGCACCCCCTGGACAAATCATGGCATGTGCTTGGGCTAGGGTACAACCCGACGGTCGAGCACGCGGAGATCGACACCGCCGCCGTCATCCACTACAACGGGAACATGAAGCCGTGGCTGGAGATTGCGATGACCAAGTACCGGCCTTACTGGACGCAGTACATCAACTACGAGCATTCCTATGTCCGGGGCTGCAAGATCAGTCAATAG
- the LOC109751300 gene encoding polygalacturonate 4-alpha-galacturonosyltransferase isoform X2: MAPTASLSALCLLLLAAAAAAAAGVDPIYSGKLVPDWSREPKFKLQNFSLNRDDSLQLLSRPRDVTRRKLGERTGVIKMETVQQDDEALVKLENAGFERSKAVDSAVLGKYSLWRRENENEKADANVRLMRDQMIMARIYSVLAKSRDKLDLYRELLARIKESQRSLGEATADSDLPKSASERAKAMGQVLSKARDQLYDCKEITHRLRSMLQSADEQVRSLKKQSTFLSQLAAKTIPNGIHCLSMRLTIDYYLLSPEKRKFPNSENLEDPDLYHYALFSDNVLAASVVVNSTIVNAKEPEKHVFHLVTDKLNFGAMNMWFLLNPPGDATIHVENVDDFKWLNSSYCPVLKQLESAAMKEYYFKADRQKTLSAGSSNLKYRNPKYLSMLNHLRFYLPQVYPKLNKILFLDDDIVVQKDLTGLWEVDLNGNVNGAVETCGESFHRFDKYLNFSNPNISQNFDPNACGWAYGMNIFDLEEWKKKDITGIYHKWQNMNENRLLWKLGTLPPGLMTFYKLTHPLDKSWHVLGLGYNPTVEHAEIDTAAVIHYNGNMKPWLEIAMTKYRPYWTQYINYEHSYVRGCKISQ, translated from the exons ATGGCGCCCACGGCCTCCCTGTCGGcgctctgcctcctcctcctcgccgccgccgccgccgccgccgccggag TGGACCCGATTTATTCTGGCAAACTG GTGCCGGACTGGAGCAGGGAACCCAAGTTTAAACTGCAGAATTTCTCCCTGAATCGAGATG ATAGCCTTCAGCTCCTAAGCAGGCCACGAGATGTGACTCGCAGG AAATTGGGGGAGAGGACCGGTGTAATAAAGATGGAAACAGTGCAGCAGGATGATGAAGCCCTAGTTAAACTTGAGAATGCAGGTTTTGAGCGTTCAAAAGCAGTTGATTCTGCTGTGCTGGGAAAATATAGTCTATGGAGACGCGAGAATGAAAACGAGAAGGCGGATGCAAATGTTCGTCTGATGCGGGACCAAATGATCATGGCAAGAATATATTCCGTGCTTGCCAAATCCAGGGACAAGCTCGATCTTTATCGGGAGCTACTCGCCAGGATCAAGGAAAGCCAGCGCTCCCTTGGGGAAGCTACTGCTGATTCTGATCTCCCTAAGAG TGCCTCTGAGAGAGCAAAAGCAATGGGTCAAGTTTTATCAAAAGCTAGGGATCAACTGTACGATTGCAAGGAAATTACCCACCGTTTAAGATCAATGCTTCAGTCAGCTGATGAGCAGGTCCGGAGCTTAAAGAAGCAGAGCACCTTCCTCAGTCAGTTGGCAGCTAAGACAATACCGAATGGCATACATTGCTTGTCCATGCGCTTAACAATAGACTATTACCTTCTCTCTCCAGAGAAAAGAAAGTTCCCTAATAGCGAGAATTTGGAAGATCCTGACCTTTATCACTATGCTCTTTTTTCGGACAATGTTCTGGCAGCATCAGTTGTGGTTAACTCAACCATCGTGAACGCAAAG GAGCCTGAGAAGCATGTCTTTCATCTTGTTACTGACAAACTGAACTTTGGGGCAATGAACATGTGGTTCTTGTTGAATCCACCTGGGGATGCCACAATCCATGTTGAAAATGTGGATGACTTCAAATGGTTGAACTCTTCGTACTGCCCTGTTTTGAAGCAGCTCGAGTCTGCAGCCATGAAAGAGTACTACTTTAAGGCAGATCGCCAAAAAACTCTCTCTGCTGGGTCCTCCAATCTGAAGTACCGAAACCCAAAATATCTGTCCATGCTTAACCATCTAAGATTTTACCTGCCACAAGTCTATCCTAAGTTGAATAAAATCCTTTTCCTCGATGACGACATTGTGGTCCAGAAGGACTTGACTGGACTATGGGAGGTTGATCTTAATGGGAATGTAAATGGTGCTGTGGAAACATGTGGGGAGAGTTTCCACCGATTTGACAAGTACCTCAATTTTTCAAACCCAAATATTTCGCAGAATTTTGATCCTAATGCATGTGGTTGGGCTTATGGAATGAATATATTTGATCTGGAGGAGTGGAAGAAGAAGGACATTACTGGAATTTACCATAAGTGGCAGAACATG AATGAAAACAGGCTGCTGTGGAAACTGGGGACGCTCCCGCCAGGCCTCATGACTTTCTACAAGCTGACGCACCCCCTGGACAAATCATGGCATGTGCTTGGGCTAGGGTACAACCCGACGGTCGAGCACGCGGAGATCGACACCGCCGCCGTCATCCACTACAACGGGAACATGAAGCCGTGGCTGGAGATTGCGATGACCAAGTACCGGCCTTACTGGACGCAGTACATCAACTACGAGCATTCCTATGTCCGGGGCTGCAAGATCAGTCAATAG
- the LOC109751301 gene encoding uncharacterized protein, which yields MWEHFPPRASAGSRGPAPPYHHHHQHVAPPDCQQQHTAPHGDPDPLASVWIRRLHLAPSPPPPRVSLAPPPSPPLHDHDAVSARSAGFGPFRWSPRPPVGAWDAAPAPAPCGGGGAPPMMSPFFRSPPQPLPPLADVREFAPVRPTTGFPGMPSPTVLGVNPHASWLPMAAAGSAYPNHDVDMVPIRTSHDLHVRQHSMIPQNFARRAPSSSSEHDEPFSYWNMGRFQRSTTTSSISQVAVEPGNFVKKRNADSNSLLPPKFRKLSGAG from the exons ATGTGGGAGCACTTCCCGCCCCGGGCCTCCGCCGGGAGCCGCGGCCCCGCGCCGCcctaccaccaccaccaccagcatGTCGCGCCGCCCGACTGCCAGCAGCAGCATACCGCGCCGCACGGCGACCCCGACCCGCTGGCCTCCGTCTGGATCCGCCGCCTCCACCTCgccccgagcccgccgccgccccgcgtcAGCCTCGCGCCCCCGCCGTCCCCGCCGCTGCACGACCACGACGCCGTTTCCGCCCGCAGCGCCGGGTTCGGCCCCTTCCGCTGGAGCCCGCGCCCGCCGGTCGGCGCGTGGGACGCCGCCCCCGCCCCAGCCCCATGCGGCGGTGGGGGCGCCCCGCCCATGATGTCGCCGTTCTTCCGCTCCCCGCCTCAgccgctcccgccgctcgcgGATGTCAGGGAGTTCGCGCCCGTCAGGCCCACGACCGGGTTCCCCGGTATGCCGTCGCCGACGGTACTTGGTGTCAACCCTCACGCATCTTGGTTACCGATGGCAGCTGCAG GTTCAGCTTATCCTAACCATGATGTGGACATGGTTCCCATAAGAACTTCTCAT GATCTCCATGTTCGACAACATAGCATGATCCCACAAAATTTTGCAAGGCGTGCCCCTAGTTCCAGCAGCGAACACGACGAGCCTTTCTCCTATTGGAACATGGGGAGGTTCCAGAGAAGCACCACGACTTCGTCGATCTCTCAGGTTGCTGTTGAGCCTGGCAATTTTGTGAAGAAGAGGAATGCTGACTCGAACAGTTTGCTCCCTCCCAAGTTCAGAAAGCTGAGTGGGGCTGGATAA